A DNA window from Candidatus Obscuribacterales bacterium contains the following coding sequences:
- a CDS encoding histidine kinase dimerization/phospho-acceptor domain-containing protein has translation MAWDTGSKLNRLFRRSRWQLTGWYTGVMAIVLAISALGMYEAIAHAHRVAADRELKSVAEAVHDNLEKSLTANSQIESGSSDLLPNLCLTGDPCLAPFEHSHNHYHPDDLYSGNYYIRVLGTNGQLVASAGDYPQGLSSPDAAALWKTLHDSSGRPYRQVVLPLYALDDQQLVGRVVVGRSLNDFAAYLATVRWNMALGFPLALALIAVAGWWLAGVALEPVQMSYRNIQQFTADAAHELRTPLAAIQATT, from the coding sequence ATGGCATGGGATACCGGTTCAAAACTGAATAGACTATTTCGCCGCAGCCGCTGGCAACTCACCGGTTGGTATACCGGTGTGATGGCCATCGTCTTGGCCATTAGTGCCCTGGGCATGTACGAGGCCATTGCCCATGCCCATCGGGTAGCAGCCGATCGAGAGCTAAAATCGGTCGCCGAAGCCGTTCACGATAACTTAGAAAAATCTCTCACAGCCAATAGTCAGATTGAGAGCGGTTCCTCTGACCTGCTTCCAAACCTTTGCCTAACGGGGGACCCCTGCCTGGCCCCCTTTGAGCATAGCCACAACCACTATCACCCTGATGACCTATACTCCGGCAATTACTATATCCGGGTGCTAGGCACCAACGGGCAATTAGTCGCCAGCGCTGGTGATTATCCCCAAGGGCTATCCAGCCCCGATGCTGCTGCTCTCTGGAAAACGTTGCATGATTCATCCGGTCGGCCCTACCGCCAAGTGGTTCTGCCTCTGTATGCTCTAGATGATCAGCAGTTAGTGGGTCGGGTCGTGGTAGGTCGTTCGCTTAACGACTTTGCAGCCTACTTAGCTACTGTTCGCTGGAATATGGCCTTAGGTTTCCCCTTGGCGCTGGCCTTGATTGCCGTGGCGGGGTGGTGGCTGGCGGGAGTGGCGCTAGAGCCGGTGCAAATGTCATACCGCAACATCCAACAGTTCACAGCAGATGCCGCCCACGAACTGAGAACCCCCCTGGCTGCCATTCAGGCTACTACC
- a CDS encoding cupredoxin domain-containing protein, whose amino-acid sequence MEATLTPEGIQTATVTAAKGYQPNHIIVEAGRPVRLDVRRETPSSCYAQLLIPEFGIAVDLPEGKTVPVEFTPTQPGEYKFMCGMKMNFGTIEVRLGVGSLNGKTPVHGAA is encoded by the coding sequence ATGGAGGCAACTCTCACCCCTGAGGGTATTCAAACGGCCACGGTAACGGCAGCGAAGGGCTATCAACCCAACCACATTATTGTCGAAGCGGGTCGACCCGTGCGGCTCGATGTTCGGCGGGAGACCCCCAGCAGCTGCTATGCTCAACTGCTGATTCCTGAATTCGGTATCGCGGTAGATCTACCTGAAGGCAAAACTGTCCCGGTGGAGTTCACACCCACTCAGCCTGGCGAGTACAAGTTTATGTGCGGCATGAAGATGAACTTTGGCACTATTGAGGTGCGTCTCGGGGTAGGCTCTCTTAATGGCAAAACTCCTGTCCATGGAGCTGCCTAA
- the rppA gene encoding two-component system response regulator RppA yields the protein MRILLVEDEPDLGRAIKRTLTQEAYVVDWVQSGDEALTYLESSTVTYVLGVLDWMLPGLNGLEICRWLRAQQNALPILMLTANDRIEDRIAGLDAGADDYLVKPFSMDELLARLRALRRRPADFRPAQIQIGALTLDCDRRIALLYSGTAAEQTMSLTQKEFQLLQYLMEHPNQILTQEQVLNQLWEFGAEPISNVVAAQVRLLRRKLGQYDCDYMIETVYGMGYRFKTE from the coding sequence ATGCGTATTTTGCTGGTTGAAGATGAGCCCGACCTGGGGCGAGCAATTAAGCGCACCCTAACCCAAGAAGCCTACGTGGTGGACTGGGTGCAGTCTGGGGATGAAGCGCTGACCTATCTGGAGAGCAGCACTGTCACTTACGTGTTGGGAGTACTTGACTGGATGCTGCCGGGGCTAAATGGTCTGGAGATTTGTCGCTGGCTACGGGCGCAGCAGAATGCTCTCCCAATTCTCATGCTGACCGCAAACGATCGCATCGAAGATCGCATTGCGGGGCTTGATGCCGGGGCCGACGACTATCTAGTCAAACCCTTCAGCATGGATGAGTTGTTGGCCCGGTTGCGGGCCTTGAGACGACGCCCCGCTGACTTTAGACCAGCCCAAATCCAAATTGGAGCCCTGACGCTAGACTGCGATCGCAGAATTGCTCTTCTTTACAGTGGCACCGCTGCTGAGCAGACGATGTCACTGACCCAAAAAGAGTTTCAGCTCCTGCAATATTTGATGGAGCACCCCAATCAGATTCTTACCCAAGAGCAGGTGCTCAACCAGCTTTGGGAATTTGGCGCTGAACCCATTAGCAACGTAGTAGCAGCCCAGGTTCGGCTGCTGCGCCGCAAATTGGGGCAGTATGACTGTGACTACATGATTGAAACCGTCTATGGCATGGGATACCGGTTCAAAACTGAATAG